One stretch of Rosistilla oblonga DNA includes these proteins:
- a CDS encoding PH domain-containing protein gives MQVLTAQCPYCQNKVDSTIEHLDGPVVCPQCAKPFEIEIPTAVVTAVQEVGRESVNADRMAAEPGERTLAKVHPVVFRARPLASLILGALFLVSLVVLIASLAGASIAGYAFDENAMLGPASLVTWVCGIVLLAIAGVVGFWMLVSRFTTLTVTDDRTIYQEGIISRATSEVQHNDVRNIQLDQSFTQRLLNIGGVGISSSGQDDLEVVARGLPHPERIIRLIRENQG, from the coding sequence ATGCAAGTCCTTACCGCTCAATGCCCTTATTGTCAGAACAAAGTCGACAGCACGATCGAACATCTCGATGGACCGGTGGTCTGTCCCCAGTGCGCTAAACCGTTTGAGATCGAAATCCCTACTGCGGTGGTCACTGCGGTGCAGGAGGTTGGTCGGGAATCGGTCAACGCCGATCGGATGGCGGCGGAGCCGGGCGAGCGGACGTTGGCGAAGGTTCATCCGGTTGTCTTTCGCGCTCGGCCTCTCGCCTCCTTGATCCTCGGGGCTCTCTTTTTGGTATCCCTGGTTGTCCTGATCGCGTCGCTGGCCGGAGCTTCGATCGCTGGCTACGCCTTCGATGAAAACGCGATGCTGGGGCCGGCGTCGCTGGTGACGTGGGTTTGCGGAATCGTGTTGCTGGCGATCGCTGGGGTCGTTGGATTCTGGATGTTGGTCAGTCGGTTCACCACGTTGACGGTGACCGACGACCGCACGATCTATCAGGAGGGAATCATCTCGCGGGCGACCTCCGAAGTGCAACACAACGATGTCCGCAATATCCAGCTGGACCAATCGTTCACGCAGCGGTTGCTGAATATCGGCGGTGTTGGGATCTCCAGTTCCGGCCAAGATGATTTGGAAGTGGTTGCCCGTGGCTTGCCACATCCCGAACGGATCATCCGCTTGATCCGCGAAAACCAGGGCTAG
- a CDS encoding endonuclease/exonuclease/phosphatase family protein, translating to MTLSRRRSSCFYCAAFLPLVLLGSTLVSLSASPVAIAGDVRVMSFNIRYGTASDGENHWERRKEFVAETIAAYDPDLLGTQETLEFQKQFLEQQMPGYTSVGVGRDDGSDKGEMTALFFKTKRFELRDEGHFWLSETPGKAGSKSWDSSLPRICSWVRLKDRQSNAPREILFINTHFDHRGQQARNESAALVLRKIDELGADCDVVLTGDFNSSVTSVPYRTLFADAAESSRLVDTFAVAGTKETKGDTTISRFLGDQFAGPRIDWIATRGNWKILDAQIDRTAKEGRAPSDHYPVTARLQRDGK from the coding sequence ATGACACTCTCCCGTCGACGTTCTTCGTGTTTCTACTGCGCTGCGTTTTTACCGCTTGTTCTGTTGGGGAGCACGTTGGTTTCGCTGTCTGCGAGTCCCGTTGCGATCGCAGGCGACGTGCGGGTGATGAGCTTCAACATTCGTTATGGGACGGCGTCCGATGGCGAGAACCATTGGGAGCGGCGTAAGGAGTTTGTTGCTGAAACCATCGCGGCCTACGATCCCGATCTGTTGGGGACTCAGGAAACGCTGGAGTTTCAAAAACAGTTCCTCGAGCAACAGATGCCGGGTTACACAAGTGTTGGTGTGGGGCGAGACGATGGCAGCGACAAAGGCGAGATGACGGCGCTGTTCTTCAAGACCAAGCGTTTTGAATTGCGCGATGAAGGCCACTTCTGGCTCAGCGAGACGCCGGGCAAAGCGGGCAGCAAGTCGTGGGATAGCAGTCTGCCACGGATCTGTTCATGGGTGCGATTGAAAGACCGCCAGTCGAACGCGCCGCGCGAGATCCTGTTTATCAACACGCACTTCGATCATCGCGGGCAACAGGCACGCAACGAATCGGCCGCATTGGTGTTGCGGAAGATCGACGAACTGGGAGCGGACTGCGACGTCGTCTTGACCGGAGATTTTAATTCATCGGTTACCAGTGTGCCCTATCGAACTCTGTTCGCCGACGCCGCGGAATCGTCGCGGCTTGTCGACACCTTCGCGGTCGCCGGGACCAAGGAGACGAAGGGGGATACGACGATCTCGAGGTTCCTGGGCGATCAGTTTGCCGGGCCTCGAATCGACTGGATCGCAACCCGTGGCAACTGGAAGATCCTCGACGCGCAAATCGATCGCACGGCCAAAGAAGGGCGGGCGCCATCGGATCACTATCCGGTGACCGCACGCTTGCAGCGAGATGGTAAATAG
- a CDS encoding c-type cytochrome domain-containing protein, producing the protein MSIFQRIAILLLLVSGSLSIPQTAWAVITRAQRIELTQIGGIIKQAGENYLKGNFETSGKQVEEAQERLQKLVAVGDMQLYRESGTLFTRIGRAHALLELEGIRMTPFSKPEPPTMEAPKPDKPEPTTPEPTTDGISFTKEVAPILVQRCGRCHVTGNRGEFSMSDYATLMRGPAIGIVVAPGNPAGSRLIEVIGSGSMPPNGNGIPAAELKKLSDWVAAGAKFDGTETDMQLTAFATAAQPGRMPAAAIRQSTGKETVSFAKDVASILIQNCNGCHIDARQVQGGLRMNTFAQLNRGGDSGPIVMAGKPDMSLLLQRLKGEGGNRMPAGGRPPLSDEQIELISTWIKEGATLDGKTPDQPLRVMTALAWARDATHEELMERRTEMADHNWKMGSPDEEPTQIETDNFYVVGSVGPNTLKAVAQQAEAALADAKGIVRRPEKRGQPTFKGRATIFAFPRRYDYSEFGRMIEGRTLPRDWTQHWRYDGLDAYAAIVVTPNDQDAQIKSRLTGPLASLLVAETGDVPHWLSEGIGRAATAKLADRDNELVETWNEELPAAIAAFNKPEQLLTNKLPADQADLVSYAIGQFLIDRAYKPKFDKLINELAAGKDFRTAFVTAYGGQPKDVLTAFARWYQSNAGRRGR; encoded by the coding sequence ATGTCAATATTCCAACGAATCGCAATCCTGTTGCTGCTGGTCAGCGGATCGCTGTCGATCCCCCAAACCGCCTGGGCCGTGATCACCCGAGCTCAACGGATCGAACTGACGCAGATCGGTGGGATTATCAAACAGGCTGGCGAAAACTACCTGAAGGGCAATTTCGAGACATCGGGCAAACAGGTCGAAGAGGCGCAAGAACGGCTGCAAAAGCTGGTCGCCGTAGGAGACATGCAACTCTATCGCGAATCCGGCACACTCTTCACACGCATCGGCCGGGCCCACGCGCTACTGGAACTCGAAGGCATCCGCATGACGCCTTTCTCCAAGCCGGAACCGCCCACGATGGAGGCTCCCAAACCGGACAAGCCCGAACCAACCACTCCCGAACCGACGACCGACGGGATCAGCTTTACCAAAGAAGTCGCCCCGATCCTTGTCCAACGTTGCGGTCGCTGCCACGTGACCGGAAACCGCGGCGAATTCAGCATGTCCGATTACGCGACGCTGATGAGAGGCCCCGCGATCGGAATCGTTGTCGCTCCAGGCAACCCCGCCGGCAGCCGCTTGATCGAAGTCATCGGCTCGGGCAGCATGCCTCCCAACGGAAACGGAATCCCCGCGGCGGAGCTGAAGAAACTCAGCGACTGGGTCGCCGCCGGCGCCAAATTCGACGGCACCGAGACCGACATGCAACTGACAGCGTTTGCCACCGCGGCCCAACCGGGCCGGATGCCCGCCGCCGCGATTCGCCAATCGACGGGCAAAGAGACGGTCAGCTTTGCCAAAGATGTCGCTTCGATCTTGATCCAGAACTGCAACGGATGCCACATCGACGCCCGACAGGTCCAAGGCGGCCTGCGAATGAACACCTTCGCCCAGTTGAATCGCGGTGGCGACAGCGGCCCGATCGTGATGGCGGGCAAACCGGACATGAGCCTGTTGCTCCAACGACTGAAAGGCGAAGGGGGCAACCGCATGCCCGCCGGCGGACGCCCTCCCCTCTCCGACGAACAGATCGAATTGATCAGCACCTGGATCAAAGAAGGAGCAACTCTGGACGGCAAAACTCCCGACCAACCGCTCCGCGTGATGACCGCTCTGGCTTGGGCTCGCGACGCGACGCACGAAGAACTGATGGAGCGTCGCACCGAGATGGCAGACCACAACTGGAAGATGGGCAGCCCCGACGAAGAACCGACACAGATCGAAACCGACAACTTCTATGTCGTCGGTAGCGTCGGCCCCAACACCTTAAAAGCTGTCGCCCAGCAAGCCGAAGCCGCCTTGGCCGATGCCAAGGGAATCGTCCGCCGCCCCGAAAAACGAGGCCAACCGACTTTCAAAGGCCGGGCGACGATCTTCGCCTTCCCGCGCCGCTACGACTACAGCGAGTTTGGCCGGATGATCGAGGGACGCACGCTGCCGCGCGACTGGACGCAGCACTGGCGATACGATGGCCTAGACGCCTACGCTGCGATCGTTGTTACACCGAACGACCAGGACGCGCAAATCAAATCGCGGCTGACAGGTCCATTGGCCAGCCTGCTGGTCGCCGAAACGGGCGACGTTCCGCATTGGCTCAGCGAAGGAATCGGGCGAGCCGCAACGGCGAAACTCGCCGACCGCGATAACGAACTTGTCGAAACCTGGAACGAAGAACTCCCCGCAGCGATCGCGGCGTTCAATAAACCCGAGCAACTGCTCACCAACAAACTGCCCGCCGATCAAGCCGATCTCGTCTCGTACGCGATCGGCCAGTTCCTGATCGACCGAGCTTACAAGCCGAAGTTCGACAAACTGATCAACGAACTCGCCGCCGGCAAAGACTTCCGCACCGCCTTCGTGACCGCCTACGGTGGCCAACCCAAGGATGTGCTAACCGCCTTCGCCCGCTGGTACCAATCGAACGCCGGTCGTCGCGGACGTTAG
- the hisD gene encoding histidinol dehydrogenase: MNQPISINIPRVDARNGAAPAILAQLRAKLSPAGDVVSPKGRELTLKVFGEALAPAAVVDRICNDIQRDGDTALLRYCQALDGADLDAASLRVPAAELQQAHAAADPEFLQCIRRIAENIRTFQSAILHQDVTITPKPGVSLTQRYVPLRRIGVCVPGGAAAYPSTVLMTVVPAQVAGVGEIAVVAPPTKFGSYNNDILATCHELGVTEVYRMGGAQAVAAMAFGTDTVPAVDKIVGPGNLFVALAKKQVYGHVDIDSIAGPSEVIAIADDTANPAHVAADLLSQAEHSPGSAILISWSQSLLDATYAAICEQLETLERSDLTRPSLEAYGALILVDDREQARRMTDAFAPEHLHIQCESARQLATSIRNAGATFIGNYTPVALGDYAAGPSHVLPTSGTARWAAGLSSNDFVRSGSMIEFDQTGLENIADDVQLLAEKEGLTAHRLSVSIRR, encoded by the coding sequence GTGAACCAGCCAATTTCCATCAACATCCCACGCGTCGATGCCCGCAATGGCGCCGCCCCCGCGATCCTCGCCCAACTGCGCGCCAAGCTCAGCCCGGCTGGCGATGTCGTCAGCCCCAAGGGGCGCGAATTGACGCTAAAGGTCTTCGGCGAAGCATTGGCTCCGGCCGCCGTCGTCGATCGGATCTGCAACGATATCCAACGCGATGGCGACACCGCTCTGCTGCGCTATTGCCAAGCGCTCGATGGAGCGGACCTGGATGCCGCTTCGCTGCGCGTCCCCGCCGCCGAACTGCAGCAAGCTCATGCCGCGGCCGATCCCGAGTTCCTGCAATGCATCCGCCGGATCGCTGAAAACATCCGCACGTTCCAATCGGCGATCCTGCACCAAGATGTCACGATCACGCCCAAGCCAGGCGTCAGCTTGACCCAGCGGTATGTGCCGCTGCGACGGATCGGAGTCTGCGTCCCCGGTGGCGCCGCCGCCTATCCGTCGACGGTGTTGATGACAGTAGTCCCCGCGCAAGTCGCCGGCGTCGGGGAGATCGCCGTCGTCGCGCCGCCGACAAAATTCGGATCGTACAACAACGACATCCTCGCCACCTGCCATGAACTGGGCGTGACGGAGGTCTACCGGATGGGAGGCGCCCAAGCCGTCGCGGCGATGGCCTTCGGAACCGATACCGTCCCGGCAGTCGACAAGATCGTCGGCCCCGGCAACTTGTTTGTCGCGTTGGCGAAGAAGCAAGTCTATGGACATGTCGACATCGATTCGATCGCCGGCCCCAGCGAAGTGATCGCGATCGCCGACGACACCGCCAACCCAGCCCACGTCGCCGCCGACCTGTTGTCGCAAGCTGAACACTCCCCCGGCTCGGCGATCCTGATCTCGTGGAGTCAGTCGCTGCTGGACGCCACGTACGCGGCGATCTGCGAGCAACTAGAAACCCTGGAACGCAGCGACCTGACCCGCCCCAGCTTGGAAGCCTACGGCGCGCTGATCCTCGTCGACGACCGCGAACAAGCGCGGCGGATGACCGATGCGTTTGCACCGGAGCATCTGCACATTCAATGCGAATCGGCTCGCCAACTGGCCACATCGATTCGCAACGCCGGCGCCACATTCATCGGCAACTACACCCCCGTCGCTCTGGGCGATTATGCAGCGGGCCCCAGCCACGTGCTGCCGACCAGCGGCACCGCCCGCTGGGCCGCTGGCCTGTCCAGCAACGACTTCGTCCGCAGCGGCAGCATGATCGAGTTCGACCAAACCGGACTCGAAAACATCGCCGACGACGTCCAACTGCTGGCTGAAAAAGAAGGCCTCACCGCCCATCGACTCAGCGTCTCGATCCGCCGATAA